One segment of Fimbriiglobus ruber DNA contains the following:
- a CDS encoding ABC transporter permease, producing the protein MKFYAFLRDSYREAVSGWVLQIMLALTVILVLLVASVSFRPITLKDDLDTHLLLLNFALSRQPDSGVRDSKYAIENLAASDPSEPWKSDYSFDFVVKAPTAADLTKVRRLGLPVDQEQVEDFTAQTLKFLRKVRVAEKPLPSAGEGLLAVGGAVLAPTRPGDPPGEVRYVVTSKGTKAEDMLAWRHVPRVLFAFELPVPMSLREGVYTLEKRLVNDAGMWIMLLVSVVITAGFIPHMLQKGAFDLYIVKPISRPALLVCKYLGGLLYITLLTSALVGGVWVAIGLRTGLWSANFLALIPLMVFYFAVLYAVSTLAAVLTRSTMAAIVATVFAWGVFFLAGFLHDQVQEFKRNRDEAQQQIEKAIPDRSGAAARPAGPGPIPEPAGFATWDYATWISHGVLPRTYDLDDRAIRFIAEGVLTAEERKQKKLDHDLVPWPETIGVSFAFIVLCLGLASLRLQTRDG; encoded by the coding sequence ATGAAGTTTTACGCGTTCCTGAGAGACTCGTACCGCGAGGCGGTCAGCGGGTGGGTCCTCCAAATCATGCTGGCCCTGACCGTCATTCTGGTCCTGCTCGTGGCCAGCGTGTCGTTCCGCCCGATCACCCTCAAGGACGACCTCGACACCCACCTCTTGTTGTTGAATTTCGCCCTGAGCCGGCAGCCGGACTCGGGCGTCCGGGACAGCAAGTACGCGATCGAAAACCTCGCCGCGAGCGACCCGAGCGAGCCGTGGAAATCGGACTACTCGTTCGATTTCGTCGTCAAAGCCCCGACCGCGGCGGACCTGACCAAGGTGCGGCGGCTGGGCCTCCCGGTCGACCAGGAACAAGTCGAGGATTTCACGGCCCAGACCCTGAAGTTTCTGAGAAAGGTGCGGGTCGCCGAGAAACCGCTGCCGTCGGCGGGCGAGGGACTTTTGGCGGTCGGCGGCGCGGTCCTCGCGCCGACCCGCCCCGGCGACCCGCCCGGGGAAGTCCGGTACGTGGTCACCAGCAAGGGGACGAAGGCCGAGGACATGCTCGCGTGGCGGCACGTGCCCCGCGTCCTGTTCGCGTTCGAGCTGCCGGTCCCGATGTCGCTGCGGGAGGGGGTGTACACCCTGGAGAAGCGGTTGGTGAACGACGCCGGGATGTGGATCATGCTGCTGGTGAGCGTGGTCATCACGGCCGGATTCATCCCGCACATGCTGCAGAAGGGGGCGTTCGACCTGTACATCGTCAAGCCGATCAGCCGCCCGGCCCTGCTCGTGTGCAAGTACCTCGGCGGGCTGCTCTACATCACCCTGTTGACGTCCGCCCTGGTGGGTGGGGTGTGGGTCGCGATTGGCCTGCGGACCGGGTTGTGGTCCGCGAACTTCCTGGCCCTGATCCCGCTGATGGTGTTCTACTTCGCCGTCCTGTATGCCGTATCCACGCTCGCCGCCGTCCTCACCCGGAGTACCATGGCCGCGATCGTGGCCACCGTGTTCGCGTGGGGGGTATTCTTCCTGGCCGGCTTCTTGCACGACCAGGTACAGGAGTTTAAGCGAAACCGGGACGAGGCCCAGCAACAGATCGAGAAGGCGATCCCGGACCGCAGCGGCGCCGCCGCCCGCCCCGCCGGGCCGGGCCCGATCCCGGAGCCGGCCGGGTTCGCCACCTGGGATTACGCCACCTGGATCTCGCACGGCGTCCTGCCGCGGACGTACGACCTGGACGACCGCGCGATCCGGTTCATCGCCGAGGGGGTGCTGACCGCCGAGGAGCGGAAGCAGAAGAAGCTCGACCACGACCTCGTCCCGTGGCCCGAGACGATTGGCGTGTCGTTCGCCTTCATCGTACTCTGCCTCGGCCTCGCAAGTCT
- a CDS encoding glycosyltransferase family 87 protein — MPETDSPAQSFVFLTLRAPLLVAAIALSAVALNLRPAFFDNDFEDLFIYRAGAGLGLKGESPYRTEAISALVAGQYPNYTSFIENCGFFLSPVAIVVFAPFAGLPWPAAKLAWSLLCFGGAALAVWKLPAFAADDGRADGWPRLGRLAVACALLWNPTTYISMVVAQTPLFLFTCVVLGEAAYRAGWRRAAGLLWACAFIKPHLALPLLPLAWFLGGWRRAAEVVAWVGGLTLLGCWVSTGSPWLTVDYLEYLDAWHKQVLFNRAELNPQITSWNRLLIATGNPVVELSTKTTLAGYVVWAALVAARVRVASGLTPAPLLAVITIGTLAVAGIVSGTLVGYAICGACGVAQLWTAGSRPTRAWALAAAAAGSLVCCQVLGYEMVLLGLTAPHVLDLIAARRWGAAAVLGSGLMISSITHDAFQTATEIARLPPGVAAAVMATHCSVGTTLVAVAVLVFGWARVTPGTSAPSPASATSP, encoded by the coding sequence GTGCCCGAGACTGACTCGCCCGCCCAGTCGTTTGTATTTCTGACCCTTCGGGCGCCGCTCCTCGTCGCGGCCATCGCCCTGTCAGCGGTCGCGCTCAATCTGCGGCCAGCTTTTTTCGACAACGACTTCGAAGACCTGTTCATTTACCGGGCCGGCGCGGGCCTCGGCCTGAAGGGCGAGTCGCCGTACCGGACCGAGGCGATCAGCGCGCTCGTCGCCGGACAGTACCCGAACTACACCAGCTTCATCGAGAACTGCGGATTCTTTCTCTCCCCGGTCGCCATCGTCGTGTTCGCGCCGTTCGCGGGCCTGCCGTGGCCGGCGGCCAAGCTGGCGTGGTCGTTATTGTGCTTCGGCGGGGCCGCCCTGGCGGTCTGGAAGCTGCCGGCGTTCGCCGCGGACGACGGCCGGGCGGACGGGTGGCCGCGCCTGGGCCGACTCGCGGTCGCCTGCGCGCTGCTCTGGAATCCGACGACGTACATCAGCATGGTCGTCGCCCAGACGCCGCTGTTTCTGTTCACGTGCGTGGTGCTGGGGGAGGCCGCGTACCGGGCCGGGTGGCGCCGCGCGGCCGGGTTGTTGTGGGCCTGCGCGTTCATCAAGCCCCACCTCGCGCTCCCGCTGCTCCCGCTCGCGTGGTTCCTCGGCGGGTGGCGGCGGGCGGCCGAGGTGGTCGCGTGGGTCGGCGGGCTGACCCTGCTCGGGTGCTGGGTGTCGACCGGGTCGCCGTGGCTGACGGTCGACTACCTTGAATACCTCGACGCCTGGCACAAACAGGTGCTGTTCAACCGGGCCGAACTCAACCCGCAGATCACGAGTTGGAACCGCCTGCTCATTGCGACCGGCAACCCGGTCGTCGAGTTGTCGACCAAAACGACGCTGGCCGGGTACGTGGTGTGGGCCGCCCTCGTGGCCGCCCGCGTGCGGGTCGCGAGCGGCCTGACGCCGGCGCCGCTCTTGGCCGTAATCACGATCGGGACGTTGGCGGTGGCCGGGATCGTGTCCGGAACGTTGGTCGGGTATGCGATTTGTGGCGCGTGCGGGGTCGCCCAGTTGTGGACGGCCGGGTCCCGCCCGACCCGGGCGTGGGCCCTGGCCGCGGCCGCGGCCGGGTCGCTCGTCTGCTGTCAGGTACTCGGGTACGAAATGGTCCTACTCGGGCTGACCGCGCCACACGTACTCGATCTGATCGCCGCCCGGCGGTGGGGGGCGGCGGCCGTGTTGGGTAGTGGGCTCATGATCTCGTCGATCACCCACGACGCGTTCCAGACGGCCACGGAAATCGCCCGGTTGCCGCCGGGTGTGGCGGCCGCAGTGATGGCGACGCATTGCAGCGTCGGGACGACGCTGGTGGCCGTGGCGGTCCTCGTCTTCGGGTGGGCGCGGGTCACGCCTGGGACTTCGGCCCCTTCCCCCGCTTCCGCGACTTCCCCGTGA
- the panD gene encoding aspartate 1-decarboxylase, which produces MRRTVLKSKIHRATVTATNLDYEGSLTVDADLLDAADILPNEQIHVWDVTNGTRLITYALPGDRASGVVQVNGAGAHLIKTGDIIIIATFTTLRTKDAKKHQPLVLFADELNRSRDAEQVIAAADGDGPHPGEPADAPAANGVTGKSRKRGKGPKSQA; this is translated from the coding sequence ATGCGCCGGACCGTACTCAAATCGAAAATCCACCGCGCGACGGTCACCGCCACCAACCTCGATTACGAAGGGAGCCTGACCGTCGACGCCGACCTGCTCGACGCCGCGGACATTCTCCCGAACGAGCAGATTCACGTCTGGGACGTGACCAACGGCACCCGCCTGATCACCTACGCCCTGCCCGGCGACCGCGCGTCCGGGGTGGTCCAGGTGAACGGGGCCGGGGCCCACCTGATCAAAACCGGCGACATCATCATCATCGCCACGTTCACCACCCTGCGGACCAAGGACGCCAAGAAGCACCAACCCCTGGTCCTGTTCGCGGACGAACTCAACCGGTCCCGCGACGCCGAGCAGGTCATCGCCGCGGCGGATGGGGACGGCCCCCACCCCGGCGAGCCGGCCGACGCCCCGGCCGCGAACGGGGTCACGGGGAAGTCGCGGAAGCGGGGGAAGGGGCCGAAGTCCCAGGCGTGA
- a CDS encoding ABC transporter ATP-binding protein encodes MAVVSTTELRKNYGQIAALKGVSIQVEPGQIYGLLGQNGAGKSTLVKILLGIVRKTGGDAYLLGYPAGTTDVRRRVGYLPEDHQFPGYHTARSLLDFYGRLYGLSRDDRQKRIAECLEIVGLQKRMDYKIRTYSKGMKQRLGIAQAFFHDPEVIFLDEPTDGVDPVGRKEIRDLLQQLKAEGRTIFFNSHLLSEVEMISDQVAILQKGEIVRQGTVADLTRQEGRFVIGLAPGQAFPTEAVGKIGYAATRSGDHWEVVTGVGDRGIDAVLGLLHEQGLSLRHLVEKKQTLEDVFVSMVESAEPGTDRRPARVARPVAARRADR; translated from the coding sequence GTGGCGGTCGTATCGACGACGGAATTGCGGAAAAATTACGGGCAGATCGCGGCCCTCAAAGGGGTCTCGATCCAGGTCGAGCCGGGCCAGATCTACGGCCTCCTCGGCCAGAACGGGGCCGGCAAGTCGACCCTGGTCAAGATCCTGCTCGGGATCGTCCGCAAGACCGGGGGGGACGCGTACCTGCTCGGGTACCCGGCCGGGACGACCGACGTCCGCCGGCGGGTGGGGTACCTGCCCGAAGACCACCAGTTTCCGGGGTACCACACCGCCCGCAGCCTGCTCGATTTCTACGGCCGGCTGTACGGCCTGTCCCGCGACGACCGCCAGAAGCGGATCGCCGAGTGCCTCGAAATTGTCGGCCTGCAAAAGCGGATGGACTACAAGATCCGCACGTATTCCAAGGGGATGAAGCAGCGGCTCGGGATCGCCCAGGCGTTCTTCCACGACCCCGAGGTGATCTTCCTCGACGAGCCGACGGACGGCGTCGACCCGGTCGGCCGGAAAGAGATCCGCGACCTCCTGCAGCAGCTCAAGGCCGAAGGGCGGACGATCTTCTTTAACTCCCACCTGCTCAGCGAAGTCGAGATGATTTCGGACCAAGTGGCCATCCTGCAAAAGGGCGAGATCGTCCGTCAGGGGACGGTGGCCGACCTGACCCGCCAGGAGGGCCGGTTCGTGATCGGGCTGGCCCCCGGACAGGCGTTCCCGACCGAGGCGGTCGGCAAGATCGGGTACGCCGCGACCAGGAGCGGCGACCACTGGGAGGTCGTCACTGGGGTCGGGGATCGGGGGATCGACGCGGTATTGGGCCTGCTCCACGAACAGGGACTCAGTCTGCGGCACCTGGTCGAGAAGAAACAAACGCTCGAAGACGTGTTCGTATCCATGGTAGAGTCGGCCGAACCGGGCACCGACCGCCGCCCCGCCCGGGTGGCCCGGCCCGTCGCCGCGCGGAGGGCCGACCGATGA